In Ahaetulla prasina isolate Xishuangbanna chromosome 6, ASM2864084v1, whole genome shotgun sequence, a single window of DNA contains:
- the LOC131201176 gene encoding pulmonary surfactant-associated protein A-like codes for MLSSQLVQILAITAALLVEAHAEINCPEPQGPHGRTGLPGPQGAKGSPGIQGPPGPSGPRGPPGSNGPRGPQGPKGNQGVRGPAGPPGVPASQDPKLQNDIKELQHRLARMERALTLDGKMAIAGDKLFASTGKTAVFGKTEVTCQEAHSSTAAPKNLNENNAIQKIVQYYNSYAYLGIIESDEPGTFHFRNGDPLNFTNWYKNEPSGQGSEKCVEMYSDGTWNDKTCDNYRLVVCEF; via the exons ATGCTGTCCTCACAGCTGGTTCAGATCCTTGCTATAACAGCTGCTTTGCTGGTAGAAGCTCATGCAGAGATAAATTGTCCAG AACCCCAAGGACCTCATGGAAGAACTGGACTTCCTGGCCCTCAAGGAGCAAAAGGCAGTCCCGGCATTCAAGGACCTCCTGGTCCATCAG GTCCCCGAGGACCTCCTGGATCAAATGGACCTCGTGGCCCTCAAGGACCAAAGGGCAACCAAGGTGTCAGAGGACCTGCTGGTCCACCAG GTGTGCCTGCCAGCCAGGATCCTAAGCTACAAAACGACATCAAAGAACTTCAACACAGACTCGCCAGAATGGAAAGAG CTTTGACCTTGGATGGAAAGATGGCAATTGCTGGAGATAAGCTGTTCGCCTCTACTGGGAAGACAGCTGTGTTTGGGAAAACAGAAGTGACTTGCCAAGAAGCCCACAGCTCCACTGCAGCACCGAAGAACCTGAATGAGAACAATGCTATTCAGAAGATTGTGCAATATTATAACAGTTATGCCTATCTGGGTATTATTGAGAGCGATGAGCCAGGGACATTCCATTTCCGGAATGGGGATCCTTTGAATTTTACCAACTGGTACAAGAATGAACCTTCAGGTCAAGGATCTGAAAAATGTGTGGAAATGTACAGCGATGGCACTTGGAACGACAAAACGTGCGACAATTACCGCCTTGTGGTCTGTGAATTTTAA